In Bradyrhizobium sp. CCBAU 051011, the following are encoded in one genomic region:
- the asnB gene encoding asparagine synthase (glutamine-hydrolyzing) encodes MCGIFGWVLGATNRQDRTTLIGLTDLMFHRGPDGSGYWLHDTSDERFQIGFGHRRLSIIDIGGGGQPMSSEDGRFTLIFNGEIYNYLELRQELVARGHRFRTNSDTEVLIEAYRAWHLDAVGRFRGMFSFALWDEAEQRLVLARDAFGKKPLFLAELQGGLLFGSEIEPLVQFPGFSRAFDLEALGHYLLNRYVPGPLTFFRAVRKLQPGHYAVWQNGTLKTTRYFTPPVATTIPEVKSFGDAIRLFEDTFDEAVRIRMRSDAPFGAYLSGGVDSSAVVATMVKHSAEPVRTFSVGFREAEYSELDHARAIAGQFGTIHNELFVEPDAFMEHWSTAVLRRGAPVSETSDVPIFMLSEMASRSVKMVLTGEGADELMGGYAKHRAEQWIGLYQWLMPHLLHERIIYPLVRSLPYGMRRVKILALAAGERDLVNRMRVWFGGTSVAEAEAMLGRRLSATPPDVYPYSSGLESSLRRTLFFDQTSWLPDDLLERGDRMMMAGSIEGRMPFMDTMLAGVVARFPDEFLTRGKGGKTVLRAAMDKILPQSILRRKKVGFRVPVAEWFRGPYQDFVQDMLVSESSGVARMISGSKLRRLVAEHLSGRQNHEKVLWSVINLEMFLRTFKIAT; translated from the coding sequence ATGTGTGGGATCTTTGGATGGGTTCTTGGGGCCACGAACCGTCAGGATCGCACGACACTCATCGGCCTTACGGATCTCATGTTTCATCGGGGGCCGGACGGCTCCGGCTACTGGCTTCACGATACCTCTGACGAGCGATTTCAAATCGGCTTCGGCCACCGCCGGCTTTCGATTATCGATATCGGTGGCGGCGGGCAACCAATGTCGAGCGAGGATGGCCGCTTCACCTTAATCTTCAACGGCGAAATCTATAACTACCTTGAACTGCGACAGGAACTTGTCGCCCGTGGTCATCGCTTTCGTACGAACTCAGATACCGAAGTGCTTATCGAAGCATATCGCGCTTGGCACCTCGACGCCGTAGGTAGATTTCGCGGCATGTTCAGCTTTGCTCTGTGGGATGAAGCAGAGCAGCGCCTGGTGCTGGCTCGCGATGCCTTCGGCAAAAAGCCGCTGTTTCTCGCCGAGCTGCAGGGCGGTCTTCTCTTCGGCTCGGAGATTGAGCCGCTCGTTCAGTTTCCGGGCTTCAGCCGAGCGTTCGACCTCGAGGCACTGGGCCACTATCTTCTCAATCGTTATGTTCCGGGGCCTCTCACGTTCTTTCGTGCGGTGAGGAAGCTGCAGCCTGGTCACTATGCCGTATGGCAGAATGGAACGCTGAAAACGACACGCTATTTTACGCCGCCAGTTGCGACGACGATACCGGAAGTCAAATCATTCGGTGATGCAATTCGTTTGTTCGAAGACACATTCGATGAGGCCGTCCGAATTCGTATGCGTAGCGACGCACCTTTCGGAGCCTATCTTTCGGGTGGTGTCGACTCCTCGGCAGTCGTGGCAACCATGGTTAAGCATAGTGCCGAGCCTGTGCGAACGTTCTCAGTCGGTTTTCGGGAAGCGGAGTATTCGGAGCTCGATCACGCGCGTGCCATTGCAGGTCAGTTTGGCACAATTCACAATGAACTATTCGTCGAACCCGATGCTTTCATGGAGCATTGGTCAACTGCCGTCTTGCGCCGGGGGGCTCCGGTAAGCGAGACATCTGACGTTCCGATCTTCATGCTTTCGGAAATGGCCTCTCGTAGCGTGAAGATGGTACTCACGGGAGAAGGCGCTGATGAGTTGATGGGAGGATATGCGAAGCATCGGGCCGAGCAGTGGATCGGTCTGTATCAATGGCTGATGCCACACTTGCTTCACGAGCGGATAATCTATCCGCTGGTCCGCTCATTGCCTTACGGAATGAGGCGCGTAAAGATTCTTGCATTGGCGGCGGGCGAACGCGACCTAGTGAACCGCATGCGGGTCTGGTTTGGCGGCACTTCAGTTGCTGAAGCTGAGGCGATGCTCGGCCGCCGCCTCTCGGCAACGCCGCCGGACGTCTATCCATACTCGTCTGGGCTCGAATCTAGTCTACGGCGTACATTGTTCTTCGATCAGACTTCTTGGCTTCCTGATGATCTGTTGGAACGCGGCGATCGGATGATGATGGCAGGGTCGATCGAGGGGCGGATGCCATTCATGGATACGATGCTGGCCGGCGTCGTAGCGCGCTTTCCGGACGAGTTTCTGACGAGAGGCAAGGGCGGCAAGACCGTGCTGCGGGCAGCAATGGACAAGATCCTGCCACAGTCCATCCTGCGGCGAAAAAAGGTCGGATTCCGTGTGCCCGTCGCAGAATGGTTCAGGGGCCCTTACCAGGATTTCGTACAGGACATGCTTGTGAGCGAAAGTTCCGGTGTAGCGCGAATGATAAGCGGCTCCAAGCTTCGTAGGCTTGTTGCAGAGCACCTGAGCGGTCGGCAGAACCACGAAAAGGTTCTTTGGTCGGTGATAAATCTCGAGATGTTCTTGCGTACATTCAAGATAGCAACATGA
- a CDS encoding glycosyltransferase family 4 protein, whose amino-acid sequence MTTSLVCYRTQTDKARISETKSIEQAAGPLRVVIFNAEGTGGHGGMGRMMDELRCALQVDRFANVNVCFVSTRGAGSILLSPLFLAQAIIRLVLLRLLGRVDAVHINLSAFGSTYRKLILARISRICRLPYVLHLHSDQFDQFWDSRRSILRKEIDLMFLSSQKIIVLGNYWKQVVADRVPDCSARIVIVPNASRTADFKDPNIMKQAASILFLGRLGPRKGVPELVRALASLDSKSGWRATLAGDGAVSDTRAAVERAGLGDRISVPGWVGPAQVEALLRAANILVLPSFSENLPMAVIEALAHGAAVVCTPVGALPELIEHERTGLIVEPGDVEGLAAALGRLIDDPELRQRLGENGRTLHRSRLAIEICAERLVAIWTESVHPGER is encoded by the coding sequence ATGACGACCTCGTTGGTTTGCTACCGGACACAGACAGACAAAGCTCGCATCAGCGAAACTAAATCCATTGAGCAGGCAGCTGGTCCGCTTCGAGTGGTCATCTTTAATGCCGAAGGCACAGGTGGCCATGGAGGCATGGGCCGGATGATGGACGAACTGCGCTGCGCGCTTCAGGTGGATCGCTTCGCAAACGTAAACGTCTGTTTTGTCTCAACTCGGGGTGCCGGCTCGATACTATTGTCGCCCTTATTTCTTGCGCAGGCAATTATACGTCTGGTGCTGCTTCGGCTGCTCGGACGAGTGGATGCTGTACATATAAATCTGTCGGCGTTCGGCAGCACGTATCGCAAGCTCATCTTGGCCCGCATCTCAAGAATTTGCCGATTGCCGTATGTGCTCCATCTACATAGCGATCAGTTTGATCAGTTTTGGGATTCTCGGCGCAGTATTCTGAGGAAAGAAATAGATCTGATGTTTCTCAGTAGCCAAAAGATCATTGTGCTTGGCAATTACTGGAAGCAGGTTGTTGCGGACAGAGTACCGGATTGCTCTGCAAGGATTGTCATTGTTCCGAATGCTTCACGAACAGCTGACTTCAAAGATCCGAACATCATGAAGCAGGCAGCCAGCATTCTCTTTTTGGGACGACTCGGGCCAAGAAAAGGTGTGCCGGAACTTGTGAGGGCGTTGGCAAGCTTGGATTCAAAGTCCGGCTGGAGGGCCACGCTCGCAGGTGACGGTGCGGTGAGCGATACGAGAGCCGCAGTTGAGCGAGCTGGACTTGGCGATCGTATCTCGGTGCCAGGTTGGGTCGGTCCAGCGCAGGTTGAGGCACTTTTGCGCGCGGCCAATATTCTGGTGCTCCCGTCCTTTAGCGAAAATCTTCCGATGGCGGTGATTGAGGCCTTGGCTCACGGCGCGGCCGTCGTTTGTACCCCAGTGGGGGCACTTCCAGAGCTCATTGAGCACGAGAGGACTGGACTGATCGTCGAGCCCGGTGATGTCGAAGGACTTGCTGCTGCATTGGGGCGCCTCATTGACGATCCCGAATTGAGACAGCGATTGGGAGAGAACGGGAGGACTCTACATAGAAGCCGGTTAGCCATCGAAATTTGCGCTGAACGCCTCGTTGCGATTTGGACTGAATCAGTCCACCCGGGAGAGCGCTGA
- a CDS encoding class I SAM-dependent methyltransferase encodes MEEAKRADAFVNVLCNVGVTVSQNTRILDLGCGAGLMVRAAREKGWNFYGCSMGLRDDHGSADPALMQQGILREIDLNPYKLPFDDCFFDVVVSDQVFEHVMDYPTTLQEIHRVLKPGGAFLHFFPSRYNPIEPHVLVPLATVVRARWWLKAWALVGIRNEFQKGMSAREACEANFTFLASHTNYLPKRELRRLFARYFTEIRFVEDAFLRTSERGRKIYQLSRWLPFLPKLYSAVRCRVAFGRREPASVHSQPLTH; translated from the coding sequence ATGGAAGAGGCAAAGCGCGCGGACGCTTTCGTGAATGTCCTCTGCAACGTCGGGGTAACCGTCAGCCAGAACACGCGCATTCTCGACCTCGGCTGCGGCGCCGGGCTTATGGTGCGGGCCGCGCGTGAGAAGGGGTGGAATTTCTACGGTTGTAGCATGGGCCTCCGGGACGACCACGGTTCAGCTGATCCCGCGCTGATGCAGCAGGGCATCCTTCGCGAGATCGACCTGAACCCCTACAAGCTGCCTTTCGACGATTGTTTCTTCGACGTGGTCGTGAGCGACCAGGTCTTCGAACACGTGATGGACTATCCGACAACGCTCCAGGAGATCCACCGGGTGCTCAAGCCTGGCGGCGCCTTCCTCCACTTCTTTCCCTCTCGATACAACCCAATCGAGCCGCACGTGCTCGTGCCGCTCGCCACCGTCGTGCGTGCTCGTTGGTGGCTCAAGGCGTGGGCGCTGGTCGGAATCCGGAACGAATTCCAAAAGGGAATGTCCGCCAGAGAGGCCTGTGAAGCCAACTTCACGTTTCTGGCTTCCCACACCAACTATCTACCGAAGCGTGAGCTCCGCCGACTGTTCGCGCGCTACTTCACGGAGATCAGGTTCGTCGAAGACGCGTTTCTCAGAACCAGTGAGCGCGGGCGCAAGATCTACCAATTGTCGCGCTGGCTCCCGTTCCTGCCGAAGCTCTACAGTGCGGTCCGCTGTCGCGTCGCCTTTGGCAGGCGCGAGCCTGCGTCCGTGCACTCACAACCACTCACACACTGA
- a CDS encoding heparin lyase I family protein, producing the protein MPTSPPVAVELVGDRLRIVARYTQPGGDPRNGSPDLRMVTLWTDPNPIVPGKFYDINIQTNVSNSGGGYLDVSIDGRQVVDYSGPLGYGAGTYWTEGLYRNAGPTQTVIADYRNLTVVTGSMANGWQGVGGTTPTQPTTPTTPITPPNVAPSVTQVSASPGTGIADNGDTITMTLGFSEAVTVTGTPTLALNNGDTAAYVGGSGTSSLTFRTTVAPTDRDTSAVAITGVNLPSGASIKDLSGLAANLSGAVKTFTGLQIDATPTSPTTPTTPTTPTSPTTPTTPTTPTSPTTPTTPTSSVTRPVLTIADNTLAVRGRGGTVDLGTRVTTTDTNDRVTVNVTGLSRYDTITTSDGQSFRGSNITLTAAQVNSGLELHSYYRRGGHPDATLTLTANAKDPVTGAVTSAAPQTIAVTDARSATTTTTSPQTPTVTTPPVTSTTAPTTQQPVVTTAASAGSLASRGYAMLQGHVEPATSTLATTRSQATVTDPQLASGTTTASLANQSFALLNQYLAGNTGRVDSGQIVSAVSRMAGYGQEAILTRPH; encoded by the coding sequence GTGCCGACGTCACCGCCGGTCGCGGTCGAGCTTGTCGGTGACCGTCTGCGAATTGTCGCCCGCTATACCCAGCCCGGTGGGGATCCCAGGAATGGTTCTCCTGATCTCCGAATGGTGACGCTGTGGACCGACCCGAACCCGATTGTCCCGGGCAAGTTTTACGACATCAATATCCAGACCAATGTCTCGAACAGCGGCGGCGGTTATCTCGACGTCTCGATCGACGGCAGACAGGTGGTGGATTATTCCGGCCCGCTCGGCTATGGGGCCGGCACCTACTGGACGGAAGGCCTCTATCGGAATGCAGGTCCCACCCAGACCGTGATCGCCGACTATCGCAACCTGACGGTCGTCACCGGATCGATGGCAAACGGCTGGCAGGGTGTAGGCGGCACGACGCCGACACAGCCAACCACGCCGACGACGCCGATCACGCCGCCAAACGTCGCGCCGTCGGTGACGCAGGTTTCCGCTTCACCGGGGACGGGAATCGCGGATAACGGCGATACCATCACAATGACGCTCGGCTTCAGCGAGGCGGTGACCGTCACCGGCACGCCCACGCTGGCGCTCAACAATGGCGACACGGCCGCTTATGTCGGTGGCTCGGGCACGAGCTCGCTCACCTTTAGAACGACCGTCGCGCCGACCGACAGGGACACCTCGGCGGTCGCGATCACCGGAGTCAATCTTCCGAGCGGAGCCAGCATCAAGGATCTTTCCGGTCTTGCGGCGAACCTCTCGGGTGCGGTGAAGACGTTCACCGGTCTGCAGATCGATGCGACGCCGACCTCGCCAACCACGCCGACGACGCCGACGACGCCGACCTCGCCAACCACGCCGACGACGCCGACGACGCCGACGTCCCCAACCACGCCAACCACCCCTACGTCATCCGTCACGAGGCCAGTCCTCACTATCGCGGACAACACGCTCGCGGTGCGCGGCAGAGGCGGTACGGTCGACCTGGGTACCAGGGTGACAACGACTGATACCAACGATCGCGTGACCGTGAACGTCACGGGTCTGTCGAGGTACGATACGATCACCACGTCCGATGGTCAGTCGTTCAGGGGAAGTAACATCACCTTGACGGCTGCGCAGGTTAACAGCGGACTGGAGCTGCACTCGTATTACCGTCGCGGAGGTCATCCTGACGCTACGCTGACGCTGACCGCAAACGCGAAGGACCCGGTCACCGGCGCTGTGACATCGGCCGCGCCGCAGACCATCGCCGTGACGGATGCGCGATCTGCGACGACGACTACGACGTCGCCGCAGACCCCCACTGTGACGACGCCTCCGGTCACCAGCACCACGGCGCCCACCACGCAGCAGCCGGTCGTTACGACTGCCGCAAGCGCAGGGTCCCTGGCGAGCCGGGGCTATGCGATGCTGCAGGGCCATGTGGAGCCGGCCACCAGCACTCTGGCGACCACCAGGTCGCAGGCGACCGTGACGGATCCTCAGCTCGCATCAGGTACGACCACAGCGTCCCTTGCAAACCAGAGCTTCGCGCTGCTGAACCAGTATCTGGCCGGCAACACCGGTCGGGTCGATTCCGGGCAGATCGTGTCGGCCGTGTCGCGAATGGCCGGTTATGGGCAGGAAGCTATCCTGACCAGACCGCATTGA
- a CDS encoding alginate lyase family protein: MSAAEVVYRLVETANKQTARWHSGGWEGIEPLGPLTTIPGIRSRLIATSSDLSALISCEADDVRAGSFCLLGARWPKPSLMPPDPSFWRIDPTDGEPFPQWDAYAFDISFRHGINTRDMKTIAELNRLQFLVPLATDALVEKHDEFVLLAGMIRSWMAGNPPFRGPSWIFGIDVALRIISVAVTLSIIGVDRLDGVTRSAALRFFFAHLDWIKRFPSLHSSANNHRIAELAGLVVGSIMAPGFPDAVALRENSWRALLAEIDQQIHPDGVGGEQSPTYTAFSIELFLVAATALGREASLPATTVDRLSAWLEHSLWLMDADAKVPAIGDCDDCRVIATTQAPEPRYVASVVAAVSGCVGRLDLAPPAKDPSIRDVILRSAAVAPAQRVGMRSFTRGGYSVIRSGHKDPVVLTFDHGPVGYLSIAGHGHADALSIWLSVGSQPVIVDAGTYRYGPNRELRDHFRDTAVHNTLSLSGVGSSRPSGPFNWASKANTRLMSSKTTPVARVVAEHDGYVGQYGVRHRRTVEFDDVSRFTIIDELVGVPTNGSVTVSFLIDPTCQSTVEPDRSGVLITCSNRQLVRIASAGPLKARVVRGDQATGFGWFSPSYRVRIPTDQILFEGHLRGTTSTITIEVL; the protein is encoded by the coding sequence ATGAGTGCGGCGGAGGTTGTTTACCGCCTGGTCGAAACTGCCAATAAGCAAACTGCGCGGTGGCATAGTGGCGGCTGGGAAGGGATTGAGCCACTTGGTCCGCTGACTACCATACCTGGCATTCGTTCCCGGCTTATCGCCACCTCATCGGATCTATCCGCTCTCATAAGCTGCGAAGCCGATGACGTCCGCGCGGGCAGTTTTTGCCTGCTCGGTGCACGCTGGCCGAAGCCTTCTTTGATGCCACCCGATCCGTCGTTCTGGCGTATCGATCCAACGGATGGCGAGCCGTTTCCGCAATGGGACGCCTATGCCTTCGATATTTCATTCCGGCACGGCATAAACACGCGCGATATGAAGACCATTGCGGAGCTCAATCGACTGCAATTTCTGGTTCCTCTCGCCACCGATGCGCTGGTCGAGAAACATGACGAGTTCGTGCTTTTGGCCGGTATGATTAGGTCATGGATGGCGGGCAATCCACCCTTTCGTGGACCAAGCTGGATTTTTGGCATCGACGTCGCACTTCGTATCATCTCGGTCGCGGTGACGCTCTCGATCATCGGGGTCGATCGTCTTGACGGCGTTACACGCAGTGCCGCGCTTCGCTTCTTCTTTGCGCATCTCGACTGGATCAAGCGATTTCCGTCACTGCATTCCTCCGCAAACAATCATCGGATCGCCGAGCTTGCCGGACTGGTCGTCGGTTCGATCATGGCTCCGGGATTCCCCGATGCAGTGGCATTGCGGGAGAACAGTTGGCGCGCGTTGCTCGCGGAGATTGATCAGCAAATTCATCCGGATGGCGTTGGGGGGGAACAATCTCCCACCTATACTGCGTTCTCGATCGAGCTGTTTCTTGTTGCGGCCACCGCCCTTGGACGCGAAGCCAGCCTGCCAGCAACTACCGTGGATCGGCTTTCGGCGTGGTTGGAGCATTCCCTTTGGTTGATGGACGCCGATGCAAAGGTGCCTGCGATCGGAGATTGCGACGATTGCCGAGTTATTGCGACAACACAGGCGCCTGAGCCACGATACGTCGCGTCCGTTGTCGCAGCCGTTTCGGGCTGCGTTGGGCGCCTGGATCTTGCGCCACCGGCCAAAGATCCAAGCATTCGCGATGTAATCCTGAGATCCGCCGCGGTAGCGCCGGCACAACGTGTTGGAATGCGCTCGTTTACGAGAGGGGGCTATTCGGTAATCCGAAGCGGGCATAAGGATCCTGTCGTTCTCACGTTCGATCACGGACCAGTTGGCTATCTGTCAATTGCTGGTCATGGCCATGCTGACGCGCTTTCTATCTGGCTATCTGTAGGCAGCCAACCTGTTATCGTAGACGCCGGAACGTATCGATATGGTCCGAATAGGGAGCTGCGGGACCACTTCAGGGACACTGCGGTTCACAACACCTTGAGTCTTTCCGGGGTTGGATCAAGTCGCCCATCTGGGCCGTTTAATTGGGCGAGCAAGGCGAATACGCGCCTCATGTCATCCAAAACTACTCCAGTTGCGCGAGTTGTGGCAGAGCATGATGGCTATGTCGGGCAATACGGCGTAAGGCACCGGCGTACGGTGGAGTTTGATGACGTTTCGCGGTTCACGATAATCGACGAACTCGTCGGAGTTCCAACAAATGGAAGCGTTACAGTATCGTTTCTGATAGATCCGACTTGCCAGTCAACAGTCGAGCCGGATCGGAGCGGGGTGCTGATCACATGCAGCAATCGTCAACTCGTTCGAATAGCAAGCGCCGGTCCATTGAAAGCTCGCGTAGTTCGGGGCGACCAAGCGACAGGATTTGGTTGGTTCTCGCCATCCTACCGCGTTCGCATCCCTACCGATCAGATCCTTTTTGAGGGACATCTCCGCGGTACTACGTCGACCATCACGATTGAGGTTCTCTAA
- a CDS encoding Gfo/Idh/MocA family protein, producing the protein MVNIGLIGLGKMGLSHLAIVNAHPEAKLIGICDTASYMCSILHKYTGIEVFSNYREMLDQKSLDAVIIATPSRFHGEMVREALLRGLHVFCEKPFCLDPGEGTSLAELADRKGVVNQVGYHYRFVGAFNEARRLLDAQALGRIHHLRVEAYGPVVLRPKGGTWRAKSSEGGGCLHDYACHAIDIVNYLVGRPDSVSGTVLNKIFSRDVDDEVYATLHFADGMTGTLAANWSDDSLRRMSTQVTLWGTNGRMVVDRQEVKTYVRGVAGCTGAAKEGWDIRHTTDFHSDVWYYLRGEEYSAQLDYFIRCIAEGRRENISSFASAVQTDCVVSAMLEDAGGAWRRVVDAGARTPAQSRTSEGGLLSLVTGALR; encoded by the coding sequence ATGGTCAATATTGGTTTGATCGGGCTTGGCAAGATGGGACTCTCGCACCTTGCGATTGTCAACGCGCATCCCGAGGCTAAGCTGATCGGCATTTGCGACACCGCGAGCTATATGTGCAGCATCCTGCACAAATACACAGGCATCGAAGTGTTTTCCAATTATCGAGAGATGCTTGATCAGAAGTCGCTCGACGCGGTTATCATCGCGACGCCTTCGCGATTTCATGGCGAAATGGTCCGCGAGGCTCTCCTGAGAGGCCTGCACGTGTTCTGCGAAAAGCCATTTTGCCTGGATCCGGGCGAGGGGACCTCCTTGGCCGAGTTGGCTGACCGGAAAGGCGTCGTCAATCAGGTCGGATATCATTATCGGTTCGTTGGGGCGTTCAACGAAGCCAGGCGTCTGCTCGATGCGCAGGCGCTTGGCCGAATTCATCACCTCAGGGTTGAAGCCTATGGCCCGGTGGTGTTGCGGCCCAAGGGCGGGACTTGGCGGGCGAAGAGCAGCGAGGGCGGCGGTTGCCTTCATGATTACGCGTGCCATGCAATCGACATTGTGAACTATCTCGTTGGCAGGCCCGATTCCGTGAGCGGGACAGTGCTCAACAAAATCTTTTCCCGCGACGTGGACGACGAGGTCTACGCGACGCTGCATTTTGCGGATGGAATGACGGGAACGCTTGCCGCCAATTGGAGCGACGACAGTTTGCGCAGAATGTCGACGCAGGTCACGCTCTGGGGCACGAATGGCCGTATGGTCGTCGATCGCCAGGAAGTGAAGACATATGTTCGAGGTGTGGCGGGGTGCACTGGCGCGGCAAAAGAGGGGTGGGACATTCGACACACAACCGATTTTCACAGTGACGTGTGGTATTACCTGCGGGGCGAGGAATATTCCGCGCAACTCGACTACTTCATCCGATGCATCGCGGAAGGTCGCCGGGAGAACATCTCGTCTTTCGCGTCTGCGGTACAGACAGATTGTGTCGTGTCCGCGATGTTGGAGGACGCCGGAGGCGCGTGGCGACGAGTAGTAGATGCCGGAGCCAGGACCCCAGCTCAAAGCCGAACGAGTGAGGGTGGCTTGCTGTCCCTCGTCACGGGCGCGCTGAGGTAG
- a CDS encoding DUF354 domain-containing protein, with amino-acid sequence MKIWFDLHNSPHINMFRGLISELQGKHEVVITARPLANTVDLLKLHRLDYEVVGKHYGANIARKLLGYPVRVCDLYRFLKDRSIDLAVSQSSFYSPVVARLLGVRSIYLNDNEHALGNVPSFLFADVIMLPEFLDISRVRWQGARSAKVRHFPGIKEGMYLWYFADQFMSRRTDRTARDQRRAVYVRPEPWTAQYYKSDINFLDSLLLGLRNHVDLTVLPRGRAQGAHYRAEKFKGIRVIDTALDLADIAPDCDLFIGAGGTMTREMAVLGIPTVSIYRSELLDVDRYLLRSGCMEHRPDLDAETALRILDNATERGPNLELLHKGRIAYNQLYSLILELGGRH; translated from the coding sequence ATGAAGATTTGGTTTGATCTCCATAACTCGCCCCACATTAACATGTTTCGAGGGCTTATAAGCGAGCTTCAAGGGAAACATGAAGTAGTTATAACGGCTCGACCGCTAGCGAACACGGTTGATCTGCTGAAGCTGCATCGGCTCGATTACGAAGTCGTCGGCAAGCACTACGGGGCCAACATCGCCAGAAAGCTTCTAGGGTATCCGGTGCGAGTGTGCGACTTGTACCGTTTTCTCAAGGACCGTTCAATTGACCTCGCAGTCTCGCAAAGCTCCTTCTATTCACCGGTCGTCGCGCGACTTCTGGGTGTCCGATCAATTTATTTGAACGACAATGAGCACGCTCTTGGAAACGTGCCGTCTTTTCTGTTCGCAGATGTGATCATGCTGCCGGAATTCCTCGACATCAGCAGAGTGCGCTGGCAGGGAGCTCGCTCCGCCAAGGTACGCCACTTTCCCGGAATAAAGGAAGGCATGTATCTATGGTACTTTGCCGATCAATTCATGTCGCGACGCACTGACAGGACGGCGCGGGATCAGCGCAGAGCGGTCTACGTGAGGCCGGAGCCCTGGACCGCTCAGTACTACAAGAGTGACATCAATTTCCTGGACAGTCTTTTGCTTGGACTTCGCAATCATGTCGATTTGACCGTTCTGCCAAGAGGGCGTGCGCAGGGGGCACATTACAGAGCCGAAAAATTCAAAGGCATACGCGTGATCGATACCGCACTTGACCTGGCAGATATAGCTCCGGATTGCGATTTGTTTATTGGCGCTGGTGGGACGATGACCCGGGAGATGGCAGTACTCGGTATCCCAACGGTCTCGATCTACCGATCGGAACTGCTCGATGTAGATCGTTACTTATTGCGGAGCGGGTGTATGGAGCATCGGCCAGACCTTGATGCGGAAACAGCGCTGAGGATCCTCGATAACGCCACCGAGCGCGGTCCGAACCTGGAATTGCTCCACAAGGGCAGAATTGCTTACAACCAACTGTATTCGCTGATTCTCGAACTAGGCGGCCGCCACTAA